GCCTGGACTCGCGCGTCGGTCCGATCCTGTCCACCGTCACCTATGACGACAAGGGCAAGAAACGCAAGATCATGTACGAAGGCAACCTGGGCGGCATGATCGTGCCCTACGGCGACCCAGACGCCGGCTGGTACTTCAAGGCCTACCTGGACTCGGGCGACTACGGCATGGGCACCCTCACCTCGCCGATTGCACGTGGCAAAGACGCCCCGGAAAACGCCGTGCTGCTGGATGCGACCATCGCCGACTACACCGGCGCACCGACCACCATCCCCCACGCCATCGCGGTATTCGAGCGCTATGCCGGGCCGGAATACAAACACCAGGAAATGGGCCAGCCCAACCTCAGCGCCGAGCGGCGTGAATTGGTGATCCGCTGGATCAGCACCGTGGGCAACTACGACTACATCTTCGACTGGGTCTTCCAGCAGAACGGCACCATCGGCATCGACGCCGGCGCCACCGGGATCGAAGCAGTCAAAGGCGTCAAGACCAAGACCATGCACGAAGCCACCGCCAAGGAAGATACGCGCTACGGCACACTGCTGGACCACAACATCGTCGGCACCACCCACCAGCACATCTACAACTTCCGCCTGGACATGGACATCGACGGCGAGAACAACTCACTGGTGGAAGTGAACCCGGTGATCGCCCCCAACGACCGTGGCGGGCCACGTACCAGCACCATGCAGACCGAGCAGCGGGTGGTCAGCACCGAGCAGCAGGCTGCGCAGAAATTCGACCCGTCCACCGTGCGCCTGCTGACTAACTTCGGTAAGGAAAACAAAGTCGGCAACCCGGTTTCCTACCAGTTGATTCCGTATGCCGGTGGCACGCACCCGGTGGCCAAGGGCGCGAATTTCGGCAAGGACGAATGGCTGTACCACCGCCTGAGTTTCATGGATAAACAGCTGTGGGTGACGCGCTACAACCCGGACGAAAAGTACCCGGAAGGCAAGTACCCGAACCGCTCGCAGAGCGACACTGGCCTGGGCCAGTTCACCAAGGATGACCAGTCCATCGAGAACAGCGACGACGTGGTGTGGCTGACCACCGGCACCACCCACATCGCCCGTGCGGAAGAGTGGCCGATCATGCCGACCGAGTGGGTGCACGTGCTGCTCAAGCCGTGGAACTTCTTTGATGAGACGCCGACGCTGAACCTCAATTCACCTAAATAACCCGAGCAGCAAAAGCCCCTGTCGCCATCGCGACAGGGGCTTTTGTGTCAGGCATATTGCTTGCGATACTCACCCGGTGAAATGCCAAACCGCGACTTGAACGCCGTAGAAAAGTAACTCGAATCAGAAAACCCCCACGAATACCCCAGCGCCGACAGCTTCTGCTCAGCACGCGATTGGCGCAGTGACTCGGCACACAAATCCAACCGGCGATTCTTGATATAACGCGCCACCACCAGCCCCTTGCGCGCGAACATGCGGTACAGCCCGCGCATCGACACGCCCACCTCCCGTGCCAGCAACTCAGGGCACAAGTCCTCCGAACGAATATGCTCGTCAATGTAGCCAAGGGTCTTGCGAAAGATCCGCTCATGCGGATCGTCGGCACCTTCGCTCTGGTGATGGCCGGGCGCAGCAAGCTGACCACGGCATCCAAAGTGGCTTCGCTTTCTTGCTGGCTCAGACTGGCCTGGCGCGTAGCGTCCAGGATCAAATGGTGTGACAACGTGGCGATGGGTGACGTGGCGGCGATCCGGTGTCCGCACCGAACCGGGTTGAAGCGCAGGGACTGCTCCACCAGCGGGTAGGGCAGAATCAACGACAACTGCCGGGAGCTCTCGCTGTAGGTGAAGTCGCTGGGCTGCGATGCATCGATCAGGGTGATATCGCCGGCGGACAACGCCACCCGATTATCGCCCTGGGCCATGCAGGCGGTGCCATCGAGCTGGAACACCGCGAAGTACTTACCGCCCTCGCCCGCCGCGACTTCCCGTGGCGTGCGGTACAGCCGTGCCTGGCAAGCGTCGACAAAACTGAGCTTGAGCGCACCGCTGTGGTATTCGCGGATGCGCCCGGAAAACTGATCGCCCAGGGTTTGTGCGTTGAAGGCGCCACAGATCTGGTTGATCTGATGGATCCATTGGTCGAACCCATCACGCCGGTGTGCAGTAGTAGAAGTCATGTGAGGCCTCACGCAGGCTTATTTTTATTATCTACGTCGATCCACGCTAAAACGGACAGCGATCTTGCTTGATTGATGGCGGGTTATTTAAGCCCGCCAAAGCGTCGATAAAAACTCTCGCCGACATCCGGCAAGGGCCCGTCGGCGGTTTCCAGTGCGCTGTTCAACCACTCTTCGGCCTTGGCGAAGATCAGACGGTAGATATTGCGGCACAGCTGTCGTGCGGCACGGCCTTCCCAGTCGCCGGGCAACAGCTCGTCCGGCAACTGCGGGTCGCGCAGCAGTAATTTGCGGTACTCATGCACTAGCAGAACCCGTGCCAGGAAGCAGTCGGACGGCAACAGGTTTTCCTGCTCGCGCAGGGCTTGCCAGAGCGGTCGGAACAGCTGGATGAACTCGCTGTAATGGGTCGCCAGTTCCTCGATATTCCAACTCTCACGCACCTGCAAACGCAGGGCCTTGGAGGCCAGTACGTCCTGGGCGGTGGTTTCGAAGACGATGGTTTCTTCCAGGGCGCCCAAGTCCTGCAGGGTGGCAT
The Pseudomonas poae DNA segment above includes these coding regions:
- a CDS encoding primary-amine oxidase; its protein translation is MLSPTALLKRTPLARLALAIALGTFGLPGLQSAAQAHGGAAEMVPLQSTFEAFGASVKWDDYANVFVIAKDGAYVKVKPDSKVAVLNGKRMELPVPVVFKGKTAYMSKDFINQVFQSGLDKTFVIETRPSPLNPLSADEINSAVEIIKKSEHYKPGFRFTEVSVHTPPKDQVWNFIYSGQKPTQSRQANIVVLDGKHVIEGQVDLDSKTLLSWKPIEGAHGMVLLDDFATVQSVIDTSAEYAQALAKRGITDIKKVVTTPLTVGYFDGKDGLTQDKRLLKIVSYLDVGDGNYWAHPIEGLVAVVDLEQKKLIKVEDGAVVPVPLKPTPYDGRGRKGVALKPLEIIEPEGKNYTITGNSIHWQNWDFHVRLDSRVGPILSTVTYDDKGKKRKIMYEGNLGGMIVPYGDPDAGWYFKAYLDSGDYGMGTLTSPIARGKDAPENAVLLDATIADYTGAPTTIPHAIAVFERYAGPEYKHQEMGQPNLSAERRELVIRWISTVGNYDYIFDWVFQQNGTIGIDAGATGIEAVKGVKTKTMHEATAKEDTRYGTLLDHNIVGTTHQHIYNFRLDMDIDGENNSLVEVNPVIAPNDRGGPRTSTMQTEQRVVSTEQQAAQKFDPSTVRLLTNFGKENKVGNPVSYQLIPYAGGTHPVAKGANFGKDEWLYHRLSFMDKQLWVTRYNPDEKYPEGKYPNRSQSDTGLGQFTKDDQSIENSDDVVWLTTGTTHIARAEEWPIMPTEWVHVLLKPWNFFDETPTLNLNSPK